A single region of the Nicotiana sylvestris chromosome 6, ASM39365v2, whole genome shotgun sequence genome encodes:
- the LOC138871886 gene encoding uncharacterized protein, with amino-acid sequence MDCLKSFEDREKFSIKKASQHFIPTSPKVSWKSLALVKGIIPRHQFILWLTVHKKLSTVDRLQKWGIKMMQDCVLCNTNAVETLEHLFFCCDYSKHIWSSLLHWLGEKRPVRGWNDEVMWASKRTNNSRVRAGIIGFLFAASIYHIWAERTRRRFRNQRR; translated from the coding sequence ATGGACTGCCTTAAATCATTTGAAGATAGAGAGAAGTTCAGCATCAAGAAGGCCTCTCAACACTTTATACCTACATCTCCAAAAGTTTCATGGAAAAGTTTGGCCCTAGTAAAAGGAATTATTCCTAGGCATCAGTTTATTCTATGGCTGACAGTTCATAAAAAGTTATCAACAGTGGACAGACTACAGAAATGGGGAATTAAAATGATGCAAGACTGTGTTTTATGTAACACAAATGCAGTAGAGACATTGGAGCATCTATTCTTTTGTTGTGATTATTCAAAGCATATATGGAGCTCGTTGCTACACTGGTTAGGGGAGAAGAGACCAGTCAGAGGATGGAATGATGAGGTCATGTGGGCATCCAAAAGAACTAATAACTCTCGAGTAAGAGCAGGTATCATTGGTTTCTTATTTGCAGCAAGTATATACCACATATGGGCTGAGAGGACTAGAAGAAGATTCAGAAATCAGAGACGATAA